The window TGTTAACAGTTTTAACCATACAGTCatagaaataacaaaatgaaacaaacaagATTATGCTTCGTGTAGTGTTGTCTCGTTGGcagtcataccatatcttctcaTTTTTCATTACTTATTTGGATTTATCGTTGGGAGGTATAGCCTTATTTGTTTCATCGAAAGGGTCAAAATAATGACAATCCTATTCggtaattttttaatttgttggagGGTTGATACGATTGACATCATATCAATCATAAACCAACTATTCTGAGAACCACCAAAGTACACAAATGTAGCTTTGATATTGTGAATATAAGTACATactgaaagatattttttaaacgaAACAAATCTAGTGTAAATTGAGCCAACCTTTTCGCCGACAATGTCAAAACAAATGCAGTTCCATGCTGATACGTTGGTCTCATTAAAAACCGATGGATGGAAATAAAATTGTAATTCAAAAGTGTACATGGCAGAAAAATCCAAGATGCTTATTTAACCGAAAAAATGTCCAGCTCTAAAATGTGCTGCTTGTGTAAAACAATATAACTAAAAGAATTTTGTATTCCATGCTTTTccttatatttgaaaatatgcaAGACGTAGTATTACTGTGTTTTAATGGCTTTAGAATTTAATTGACTAATCAGAAGAGACTTGTGACAAATACCTGAAGTTATATTCAGAGCAGCAAATGAATCGAATCGGTAGTCTTCGGCAGTTTCCGTAATGATAGTAACAATGACAACACATATGTTGGTTGCCATTAGGTGCATCATTCCAAACCGTACAATTGGTTTACTCTTGTCAATAACAAGCTGAAATAAGAAAACAGGAACTAAAGTAAAATAATTACTAATCCTATCAATAAAAGACTACCAAAAAAAGTAAACATGACTTAAAAGAATACGATCCGAAAATACTTGTTTCCTATGGTTCAAAGCACAAACAAAAGACATGGCAAACGTACTAATCTGTTCGTTATAGTGGCAGACGATGTGTCACTCATTGCTAAATTCCATACAGTGATGGATCATAGATATTTGGATGTATTTCTTGTTGTTGTCTTTTTCTTCATGGCATATATACTTGTTATGAATCTTCTGTTTTCTGAAGACTACcagttaaatttgtaaaaaattggGTAGAGCTTTTGTTACATGTTTTATCGTAAATCTGAAATGTGAACTCGTGGACTCTTATGCATGTATTGTTTTTAACTCCTTATACTTCAACCAGATATCTTTTATATGTAATTAGACTGATGGTTGGATCATGTACAAAATGGTGTTTATGaatatttgtttactttaaaaagaTGTCTTCAGATTGTTCGTTTCGTTTGATCTCTatttcattgaataaaaaaatatcttatataattcTTATTTATGATAGCCATTGTTTTATTCTGTTCTATAAATGCTTGATTATTTCATGCTTGTATTGATATGGTTTAAATCAATGAACTATAAAGCGATATGGCTATAATCAAATAGGTCTATTAAACCGATGTTCGAGACCCTCATTTGTAGCCAAGGTCGATAAACACCCCCGTACGGTAGTTGCAAACAGTTCAAATTTCCCAATTATATTTATACCTTGTGGTTCTTGAACAAGAAAAATGTCTGAACGAATGTAAATAACAGGTGGAGTGCGTACACCAAGATAAAAATTTGGCTCTCGCAGGTTTCTGTCATCTGGGTTTCAAAATAGGTGGCAATGTTAAGACCATCCAAGGTTACACTTCCAAAGGCAAACGCTGAAATATAAAATAGGTGGCAATGTTAAGACCATCCAAGGTTACACTTCCGAAAGCAAACGCTGAAATATAAAATGGGTGGCAATGTTCACACCATTCAAGGTCACACTTCCGAAAGCAAACGCTGAAATATAAAATAGGTGGGAATGTTTAGACCATCCAAGGTCACACTTCCGAAAGCAAACGCTGAAACATAAaggaaaataaactcatcatgtaTACTAggattgacattttgtatttgcgctagatgcccgtttcgtctacaaaagactcaccagtgaggCTCGAATCAAAcatagttaaaaaggccaaataaagaactaAGTTAAAGAGCTGCATGAGAGAACAAATAGTGTATATATAACTGAAGATATTGAAATAAGAGAAAATTGCAAAATGTCATACATTTGAATGTTGCAAGGAAATGAATATGGAATGAAATGTCACAGTGCATTACTTTCGACCAATTGCAATAACGTTGGAATTTGATATCAAGCATAAAATGCCCAAAAAGATACGGAATTAAGATgttaatttatcaaattttacctAAAGCACCAAGGCGAAGATAGAAATTAATTCCTTCGCCGACATGAGCAACACCTCCAACTGGTGGCATCTCGAAATGGCTGTGATAACTTCCCACAGACAACTGGTCCCCATTTCTTTCAACGTCTTCTGTAAGCGACGGTTTGTCTTCATGATTATTTTCTGTAATTCGTCCTGGGTAAGGCGAAGCAGTCGGCGACTTATGTACATTGGCACTGCCATCTTGTTTGACTGTTACCCGTATGTTAGGTTCGAagtaatttgtttttactttaatacCACTCAACAGAAACAGTTGGAAATATATAACTATTCCAAGGGACAAAACATACAAGTACACTAGGAAGAcctgtaaaatatataaacaataatatatgtCAGAAGCATTGCatacaaaagataccagagggacatgatttcaaattcacaaaacgaaaacgaactgacaacgccatggttaaaaaagaaagagaaaaaccaacagacaaacaatagtatgtacaaaacacaacacaaactgggggtgatctcaggtgctccggaagggtaagcagattctgcacatgtggcacccgtcgtgttgcgcaGGCAAATTTTCCGTTACCAattgtgaaacggatattccataacataCACGAGTTTATTTTTCTCTTCCAACTTATTTTCGAAGTAGGACAAAAGACAgggaaaataaagattgatttttaAAAGAACACTAAATATTCAATGATATGTTTACACGCTGTCTAGCTTTTACCtacaatatacatttatttttcttaaaaaattattGTTCTACTACAAATGTTATTCCCGTCTGTAGTGCCATACACACATTACATTGATACAAAGTACTAAGCTGCTTAAATCTTACCTCAAGGTAATATTTATGGACCCTTTCTTCTGCTGTTAACGATGAAGCAATTGAAAACACAAGTCCTAGCACAATAATGATTAAGGCGTACACTCCACATACAAGCTTGATAAGTGCTGAtctaaaaaaaagaagagtttTGATATCATCACACctgtaacatgtataatataaataCCATTACTTTGcataaatttgaaatgaaaccACAGAAATGTTATCACAAGAACATAGTACAAAATTAACACAAAACactatacatgtatgtctaaAGTTATAATTTTCTCCTTTTATGTGTATTCAAGACATTTTCAATTATCGATGTATACATATCGAGTTTCCAGGGCTAGGGATCGTTTGTCCTTGATGTTAGGTGTGATACCGTTACAATATATAAAGTACACCCTAAAGAACGTCTGTGCCAAATCCTATGCTTGTATCACCATTTGCATGATTGCGTCAAATTTCGGTACTAAGCCGCCCCACTATACAAGTCGTTCATGATATTCAAACTACCGTCAAGATACAGTATAGCAATAATAAATACTTTTCTTTTACAATACTTATTATTCGCTTGTATTTCAGAGCACTATGACAAACGCAATATGTGCAGAAGGGCGCTTACTCTTCTGGTTCGCCTTATACAAAACACTTGTTTTTGAAGTGTTTCGtgttgttcagtttttttttagcttttatgTCGTTGtattgtagactgttgtttgtcatTGGACTTTTTTaacatggctttgtcagtttgtcttcgtTTTATAAATCAGAATATCATATTTGATATCTTCCGTCACTTTTGTTTTATGGACAGTCATGTACCTTCCCACCATGTACCTTACGACCATTCTTTTTAAAGATGTAAAACTAAATACGACGACGATGTTGTGAAGAAGAAACATATTATGTAAATCTACCCATATTATTATAAGACTTACTTTGCAATTGCTTCCCAGTGTTTATTCACGTCCATTTCAACgaatattacttgaatataaaGTAATGAAAACCAATAAATCTGCACGTGTAATTAATTTTCACCTACTTCGCGATGCTTTTAGAAGATGTTCCACATCCCACAATAGTTAAATACTTAACCGCAAAACAACTTTACAAAGAAGATCATCTACAAATCTCAAGAGAGAAAGCAGAAGTACTCTATAAAATCGTTTACCGTACCTACATCAAAAATCCATCATAAAAATCATTGCCTCATCGTGGGGGTCAAAACGGGATAGCAAACATGCATGACACATCGGCACGGTACCCTTAATTGGAGACGCGTCAACTCTTGCAAGCTATCTCTACACAAGTCATCTGAAAAGATCCCCACTGGTttgtaaaataattcattttgataTAATTACTCTTGTGGGAAATAGAATTCATGAGAGAACCTCCAAATAAAAGCCAATTATGACACTGAGAAAACAACGCCGTCATCAATCGAAAAAAGAATTAGATATATGACTTCTTACATCATGTCGACGAGACAATACCTATTACTTGCAATAGACAATTAACACattctttttaaaaatcatttacagtATATAATGGAATGTTCTTGTTCTCAAAATTGAtaataaatgtttcttttaaCATCatcatgtaaaatataaaaatgcatgtctGTTTCTTTTCATTTAATTGTTTACCGTGGTTTCTCCGTCTACAGGGTTCAGATTACTTGTATCTTTAAACAACACAGACGAAATGTTTTGCAAAAAGTAAGTCaaaccaaaggaacaaagaaagGATAAAAGTATGAAAATGTACGTCCACCtcaaatacatgaatatatgaAAACACACCTTGAGGTAACCTATTGTATCCTTGTATTTCAAAGCCTTACGACAGGAAGGATGATTTCTCTTTTTGTTCACATAACAACATTCTTGTGTTTGTAGTGTTTCTTATTGTTTCGTTTTTAGCTTTTATGTTTTGTATTGGAGACTGTTGTTattaatttttcgtttttgacaTGGTTCTTTTAGTTTGTCTTCGATTTATAAGTTAGAATATCAGACCAGAAGAAATATGAAATGGTTTAGGGAAAAGTAAGTCAAACCAAGAAGCACAAAGAAATAAATTAGAGAATGGAAATagcgaatgtgtcaaagagacaacaacccgaccaaagagtaaaaacAACCGGAGGCCACCAATGGGGCTTTAACACAGCGATAAAATCCCGCACACTGAGACGGTCTTCATGTTGGCCCTAAACCAAAAATatggataaaatgaaaatttaagtctataaaaaaaaaaggaaaaaaaaaaaaaaaacacacttggGGTAACCTATTTATAAGCAGTCTCAACAACATTTCCTCCaaactagaaattgacaattaaaatTATACCAGTTTCTTTCGTATGACCAAAACAGTAAAATCCACATTAAAATTTCGATTAAAATTCTATATGCTGAAATCTTTTAAAACTGCAGTTAAGCTATTTTTAGGTAGTTAAATTTCGGTGATTATAAAATAGTCGTGATATAATTTTAGGAGCCAAATATGTATAATACACAATGCTGTGAAAAACTGTGAATGTTAGGataaattgaaatacattttactAATGAACCACGATGAACTAAGCTGAACACTCTGGTATGGGGAACTTAAAATACTCCAACATGATCAACACCTATACGTAAAGAAGTGTGGGACAGTCCAGGTTTGGCAATGAGTTTGGTTCTTTTTAGATTTATAAGCTCTCAGACGTTAGTATACAGTTTTGGATTTTTGAATATTTAGACTTCAATCATAATCAACAAGACTTTAATTGTCGAATGCGCATCTACTGTAATATTGGAACCGTTAATGTAATTACCAGCTAAATTAATTCCATTGCACATGTGCTCCTAAGCTAGTCTTCATGTCTTTTTTGTTTAGTGTTAAGGCATTCTGTCAGTATCAAAGATTTCTTGGTCAaagttaggattttttttaaattgacaaccGTTTAAAGAATTGTTTAAAACACAGACTTGAATGGAATCTAATCTCATCCAATTTTTCTAGAAACATGGACTTGGCGGAAATCATCCAATCACAGTAGTTTTTTATTGACcaagtttttgatgaaaattatttggtattgaccatgttgacaagAGATGACTTGGAATAAGTCTATCGGGTCAAAGAAAAAGTTGACGAAGTTAATTTGAATGTCACAACCGGGCTTTATAGTTTTAGttagacttgctacaattccctttctattattttcttactaatttatatgtttactgataagtgcCAGTCTACTGATTGCCCTTGGAGAAAGGCTTCCTCctgcagatgtcagtataattgtaatctcctagttaatgagttataacagtaaaattattaaaggggcaaaattgaaataaaaaaaataaaaattaggaagggacatgtagcaagtgTAAGTTTTAGTCTATTTCTTTGAACATTCACGTATACTTCAAGCACCACAGTTGAGACATTATCCAAATACTCTCATATGCTGAATCAAATTAGTTTTGGTATCTTGTAACTTTGTATTATACAGATTAATCGGACAATGTTCTATAGTGTCAGAATGACATATCAAGCTATCTCCCAAATTCCCTGGACAGACAGTAAATAATTCTGTTAACATGGAATTCCTGgcatttttctttgaataaataTAACAGTATCAGACCAGTTTGTTTCAATCAAAGATAAGTTAAATATCAACAAACTTAGACATTCCAGATTTATTATATACAAATGAGAGAGCTAACGATACTACCATAGTATTGTATATTTATAGAGGAGCCAACTGCATGTCGTCATAAAGTACAGACTGATCATTATTTCGTGGGATTCCTAATCAGTAACACGTACGGACTTCGATTTGACCCCCAAGAAAAATGTGTGTGGAGGATTCCTTACTCTTTCAATCACACTTTTATGAAGCTTTTCAAATACATGAATACAGACTTTAGAGTATCCGGTGGTATTATTTTTAACTGCCTACCTACCATTTTAGTAACTATAATTTTACGATAAATCATGGAAGTATAACTAATATACCTTCTTGCTTGGCCTAAATAAATTTTACTCGTGATTTCCCACTAATGATAATAATTAAATAGCCTCAATTAGATGCAGATATTATTCATTGGGCTTATTAAAGAAGATATTTTACTTTATCAAAGGACAGACTAACAGAATGCTTCTTAATTCATGGTTAAAAGAATAATCTCTATAAGGATAAGAAACTTTATACAATACATTGAACTAATGCTTGAAATTTTTTACATGTAGCATGTATACTGCAGTATTATTAAATTCCTCTTCATGCACATTCCATTCTTTGCTATGGTTCATTATAAATGTTATTGGGCATATTATAACAAATCGCTGTTGAATACTAGTAGCACATGTTCCTGGAATGTAAACATTCCTACataatatatatgcatgtatgaCAGACCGCGGCAAAATACCCGCACATAATGTTTTCACAAAACTCACACCACCATcccatatacatttttatttcgcCATCATGTCACAAGCGAACTAGCTAACTATAAGATatatgttttactcattgttgaaggtcgtacggttgcCTATTTTAACTTATATTCACGTCATTTGAAATATgacggatagttgtctcattggcagtcataccacatcttcttttctatattgaatattttatactCGAATAAATGTCATTTCAATATTTTCCCTTCAAAAAGAGGTACTTCTCAGTTTATATATGAACATGAGATGAGTATGTAATTAAGAATAGAATGCATTTGTAGTTTTTCCATTTAAACTGCAAACACAAAGAAACTGTCTTgaaaaaaattagataaaaagcCTTGATGATTGTATACAATTGAAATGTATAGCTTTTGGCATGTTTTGAATGTTGCATATCCATTATATAATTGAGATAAAATCTACAACCTACGGTATCTAGTAAGGAACACGTAACACCTGTAAACAAGCATGTCGGTATCATGGTCTAACAATTCCACAAGTTATAAAACTCTTAAACACTGAGGCCAGAACAAATATAGAGACAATGCATTGCAGCCGCTTTCTGCGTCCACCATTCTATATAGATATAAGCAGTCAGTGATTTTCTCATATAAACAGTCAGAAGATATGGTAGGATAATCAATGAGACAATCAGGGACCAactgacacagaagttaacaatgCTAGGTCACCGTGTAGCCTTCCACAATAAGTAATaccaataccgtatagtcagcgTATGGAAACTATGCTCTGCTTACTGGGGattttttgcatgaaccccctgaggggttcatgcttatatattggcgagttttggatgtgtctatgggccactcgatatctctcggccggaagtcagtataaaattctcggaacgtctcgaaagttttcggtcattGATACAGGTCTAAACAGTATGTTATCCACGGCTTTGATATGCTCacttgatggcccttgacgacgcaattattgttttaaaacgaccactgtacactgtgtgtatctgggtcaattataacgttgcctcgataacatgtaaactaattatgtttgaagatttaaccacgggatactgaCTGTGTATTTCATTATAGACTTACATGGAGAACATTCTGGTTAAACTAAtaatattagatcggaaaacagaaaaataatattcttatcaaacgtatttaattcaatcggaacgaaagaaatatataccaaatatatactgtatttatgtttctgaagaaactaacaatgattgaaatcagaatatttttagaGCTGCAATTAAggaattttatatatatgacaattagatactctgctttggtatttttaaatattcatttgtaaaggaaacataaaaattaaatctaaataaattcttgcatcctacaaaaaaaaaatgtttacaaacaataattattatatttctaCGTTTTAGTATTTAGGTTTGATtagtaataatttttatttttttgtattgtaatatattcataaaacggaaagtaagatgaatttatcaaatatatagatTTTAAACTTGTGTGTTCTCAATTCATAAAGCATTATTTcaaatccttgcagctcacaacaaccgtaaaaataatttacaatattcacaacaaaatttaattacaaccataatgttgattattttatactattttagtatggatttagtagtttttgcttatattttgtatagtaatatattcacatagtggaatgtaataatttagaaatagattcattcgataaatacaatgtccatccgtaaatacttgacgttcgtgtttattgatattatatatatattcaaaagaatttgaaaaagaaatactaACAGGAAcattagtttattataaaattttgattcaatttttgtttgtttgtttaaatagtttaaccttatagcatctacatattttttactatggtacggttttgaaaattgtattcaatgtgttgaccaactatcctacacgtcttgTTTCATTCACATTATCAtgagatcacatttcaaaagcacactatcgttttgcgttctcaaaaattccggataaaatgtcaattcgaatttaactattatattaagatatgtgatgacgcaaatgcgtattcttttcctgagtatcagcgagatgctttctatttactattttgtgCGCTAAAATACTATACTATACTTGCATGCAAAACTATTAAATTCACTggtgaaagcttattttcgtttttgttatctaaattcaggacacggcagaaagagatttacatgtgactttcaagcatgatcatcattactaacggtattctgacctcgagttgtttctcttttgtttcttttttgagtcactgtcctattataaacttaGACATTTTCGAAAAGCTataaggattgtctacccaaggaattATAGATTCTTTAAGTTTGttatgtatttagccttttaacttttttcattcgagcgtcactgatgcttttttttgtagacttaactcgtgtcttgcgtacatcattttaattctggtatctttttatatctacatacctttttatataaattggttattttgaaagtgtatacaggtattcataaacttctgaattaaaaaattcttcggcaaaactaagtttccctgtataatgtttgaattgatttaagtagaattaggaaatccttaaaatttgagatgttttatgagaccaaaaataagtctcttcataagtGGTCcgaatcaattgcatgccacaggtttcacccCATAAaacatctaccatgagtaaagacagcttcaaatacgagttggGTATATTTaggcattcatgtaggaaacaaaatataaagatatgatagataaaataaatgcatccagaattccagattAGAAAGCAAACGGAGTgaataaatttatattgcgataggtttgtgtAATTTGCATAAGacatccggttagtagaaatgAGAATTTGCCAAAGGATTATAAttggaaaaattatgtacattcccaagtaataaatagaatagtcgagctttaaaatgaCTATTGAAATCGGCccattcaaatagaagctgtaaatatatactttcaactggcttcttctattcacagtcaattatttcaatacaaaagcaaacacaaattcagcaacaatcttttggtgacccggcagtcagcggtcttaggttcatgtattgcttttctttttttaaagcaagcaacttgtttttatataattcttACAACCCTATCACACTCGTACACTGCGCCGTGAGAAAATAAGATTAATTGAGAATGATAAAAACATGTCGTAGAAAGAtaataaatgctttaaatttcagtataaaaaccaTAAAGTATGTCTTTCCTTTACAATTATTCACAAAAGAGCTGTCAAAATAACCAAAATAGACAGTACTAAAGCGTGTTGGGTGTATCATCTGTATGATAAGTGTTCTTCTTATGTGTACAATCTACATCGTTAATTGCAAGTTAATTGGATATCATCAGCACCATCAGATACTTTAATTATGTAAACACGTATGTAAACATACTAGTAAATATTATATATGTCTGTATTACTTATAGTATTCTTCAGAATATTACGTATATGTTATTAGCAATAATAGTTTCATTAATTGGCTttgtcattttgaaaatattgtagAAGTTTAGTTTTGATTCGACAGTTAAATCATATAACGTTTTTAactatacaatttaaaaaataaagctaACTTTTTCTGCTCTTAAAGTTTTGTGAGTAAAATCATGAGCCAATTGTCATTGAATTTCAATCTGTTATCTATATTGAACAACAGAAAGTTTTGAATGAGTTTAAAACGATACATATATATGTTTCGTGCGTCTAAAGCACTTTCTTGGCTTTTAAAAACCATTTTGTTTATCCTCTTTTTACCCAAGGAATGCTCCAACCTGTCACTATTCAAAGGAGTTTGTTATATCTTAGAAATAAAGTTGTAGAGCCAGCTTtactgtgatagtcgagtttGGCATATCATAGATGTATTACTATGGGCATATTTATACACCTTTATTGCTAAGATTTCAAACTCCTATAAATGCACTAATTGAAAGAAAGGATGTATGATTAAATACAAAGAAACTAAGGTGTCATCTACATTAGTAACCATTGTGCTCATGCATACCTGTATACTGAAGGTAATCTCCTCTTTTTCTCTTTCTTCTTTTTAGGAGTGGAAGTTTCTGCAGGTAGTGTTTCCTCTTCAGTAAGTACATTTTGGACATCGTCTCCTTCttccattttatttaaaaacacgtGATCCGGACTTCCGTTTCCTGCAGTAAGAGCTTCAGAATCTTCTTGCTTTGGTTCATTTACAATGTAAACCCCTGAACGACGCATCTCTTGCCGGAATTACAATTATCGCTTCTAATGGCCAGCtattgaacaaaatacaaaactcgTAAATCTCACTTTCTGATAATTAATGAAAGACAGATGAAAGGACATGGATTTACGATGGTTTTACTTCTTTCCATATGTTCTAAGATCCGTCAAGAAAAATCTTTTTGCCGTGAAACATCTGTTCTAAATATCCTTAAGAAAAATATGCAGTAAAACCATCACCAGCAATTAATAGATTTTAAAACTAAAGTTTTTATCAGGTTGTTTTCACACAGATCTGTTTTAGGACTTTGCGGATTACCACAACTGTCGGTAATGATGTACTGATCGACTAATAGATATCTTCAAGGATACTGATTATCAAGATGTGTATTCCTTATGAATCTGATAGATAGCAATTTTCACACGTGACTTCTTACATTACAGTAATAAGCTTTAAGTTACATGGTAAGCTTAAAATAAATGGCTTAATAATCATAAATCTTTGATAATTTATCTTTATTCTAACATTTGTCTGAATtactattatt of the Mytilus galloprovincialis chromosome 8, xbMytGall1.hap1.1, whole genome shotgun sequence genome contains:
- the LOC143042048 gene encoding proton channel OtopLc-like isoform X1; its protein translation is MRRSGVYIVNEPKQEDSEALTAGNGSPDHVFLNKMEEGDDVQNVLTEEETLPAETSTPKKKKEKKRRLPSVYRSALIKLVCGVYALIIIVLGLVFSIASSLTAEERVHKYYLEVFLVYLYVLSLGIVIYFQLFLLSGIKVKTNYFEPNIRVTVKQDGSANVHKSPTASPYPGRITENNHEDKPSLTEDVERNGDQLSVGSYHSHFEMPPVGGVAHVGEGINFYLRLGALAFAFGSVTLDGLNIATYFETQMTETCESQIFILVYALHLLFTFVQTFFLFKNHKLVIDKSKPIVRFGMMHLMATNICVVIVTIITETAEDYRFDSFAALNITSGLVKSCYEEVTLARSASPYLFPCTIIYSIIAAGIIYRLYQYIGKRVKQRWPSHTSLTSSVPAGATSIDCEKANKGLFLGMLIAVVTLIAIATFFVFESRIKDTSTAIKILFTTEIVLMVITSIGIIWGYVRLAKLKFLQNMFFSVDSVLLLVALSGSFIYLFFTLISVCSITQSFDSVVIINLVTIILSVCQITVQTVFILDGLCRCSKNDDQCAAKPGRAVVTFLLICNLALWCVSMFEVKKTKVLWFHDEFYGKLAWNIITHHCVPTLIFFRFHSAICLSKIWYNAYQKEKAS